Proteins encoded by one window of Chthonomonadales bacterium:
- a CDS encoding ABC transporter ATP-binding protein codes for MSADPLVVLEHVYRTYGEGATAVHALRDVCLELPRGEFVVLVGPSGSGKTTLLNLIGGLDRLTSGRLVVAGRDLSRASEGELTAYRRDTVGFVFQFFNLVPTLTARENVDLVADLVGEPLDSLEVLASVGLAERADHFPAALSGGEQQRVAIARALVKRPALVLADEPTGNLDYESGVRALQVMYDATRTVARGVLLVTHNQEITRMADRVVRLRGGHIDDVRSNPRPAPASELRW; via the coding sequence GTGAGCGCGGATCCGCTCGTCGTGCTGGAGCACGTCTACCGCACGTACGGCGAGGGGGCGACCGCCGTGCACGCGCTGCGCGACGTCTGCCTGGAGCTGCCGCGCGGCGAGTTCGTGGTGCTGGTGGGCCCCAGCGGATCGGGCAAGACGACGCTTCTGAACCTCATCGGTGGGCTCGACAGGCTCACGTCGGGCCGGCTCGTCGTCGCCGGCCGGGACCTCTCGCGGGCGTCGGAGGGCGAGCTGACCGCCTACCGGCGCGACACGGTCGGCTTTGTGTTCCAGTTCTTCAACCTGGTGCCGACGCTCACGGCCCGCGAGAACGTGGACCTGGTGGCCGACCTGGTGGGCGAGCCCCTGGACAGCCTGGAGGTGCTCGCGTCGGTGGGCCTGGCCGAGCGCGCCGACCACTTCCCTGCCGCCCTGAGCGGCGGCGAGCAGCAGCGCGTGGCGATCGCGCGGGCGCTCGTTAAGCGCCCGGCGCTCGTGCTGGCCGACGAGCCGACGGGCAACCTGGACTACGAGAGCGGGGTCCGCGCGCTCCAGGTGATGTATGACGCCACGCGGACCGTGGCGCGGGGCGTTCTTCTGGTCACGCACAACCAGGAGATCACCCGGATGGCCGACCGCGTCGTGCGGCTGCGCGGCGGGCATATCGACGATGTCCGATCCAACCCACGTCCGGCGCCCGCCTCCGAGCTCCGCTGGTGA
- a CDS encoding nitric-oxide reductase large subunit, whose product MEYRRLWGALSVVIVVSFAVLGYYGGEIYRQAPPVPERVASASGSVLFTGEDIRTGQSVWLSMGGQEVGSVWGHGAYVAPDWSADWLHREAVALLNRWSIAAAGAAYDQLAPEARAALRERLALEMRANTYDAATRTVSVSEPRASAILAVADHYERLFGADPGLARLRDAYAIRADSVPDPARRRALGAFIFWTAWACVTNRPASDITYTNNWPPEGLVGNVPTGQTIVSSVISFVLLLAGVGALAWYFAVQRKREAGGEMEFPARDPLLALDPTPSMRATLKYFWVVAALIVAQVGLGAITAHYGVEGSGFYGIPLDRWFPYSVARTWHTQLGILWIATAWLATGLFVAPAVSGHEPRGQRLGVNLLFVCLIVIVAGALTGQWLGPMQRLSLPVNFWFGHQGYEYVDLGRFWQTFLFVGLFLWLWLMGRALWPAFRAPGDSKHLLGLFFVASTAIALFYGAGLMYGPRTNLAIAEYWRWWVVHLWVEGFFEVFATVVVAFLFTRMGLLRVRTATASVLFSTTVFLLGGIIGTFHHLYFTGTPTGVLALGAVFSALEVVPLVLIGFEAYENLTLSRARPWVSAYRLPILFFVSVAFWNLVGAGLFGFFINPPIALYYMQGLNTTPVHGHTALFGVYGNLGIGLMLFCLKGLTVHRVWRPRVLVFAFWAMNIGLALMVLLSVLPVGLLQAWASVERGLWYARSAEFMQTPLLDTLRWMRVIGDTIFALGALALGWFVLGLKTGWSVTAEPEPSVSPRGTAEPAMEGGLSREARVG is encoded by the coding sequence ATGGAGTACCGGCGCCTGTGGGGCGCACTGTCTGTGGTGATCGTCGTCTCGTTCGCCGTGCTCGGCTACTATGGTGGTGAGATCTACCGCCAGGCGCCTCCGGTGCCCGAGCGCGTCGCGAGCGCGTCGGGATCGGTGCTGTTCACGGGCGAGGACATTCGCACGGGCCAGAGCGTGTGGCTGTCGATGGGCGGCCAGGAGGTAGGGAGCGTCTGGGGCCACGGCGCGTACGTGGCGCCGGACTGGTCGGCCGACTGGCTGCACCGTGAGGCCGTGGCGCTGCTGAACCGCTGGTCGATCGCTGCGGCCGGCGCCGCCTACGACCAGCTAGCTCCGGAAGCGCGGGCGGCCCTACGCGAGCGGCTCGCCCTGGAGATGCGTGCCAACACCTATGACGCGGCCACCCGGACCGTCAGCGTGTCGGAGCCACGCGCCTCGGCCATCCTGGCCGTGGCGGATCACTACGAGCGTCTGTTTGGCGCCGACCCTGGCCTGGCGCGCTTGCGCGACGCGTACGCCATTCGCGCCGACAGCGTCCCGGACCCGGCGCGCAGGCGCGCGCTCGGCGCCTTCATCTTCTGGACCGCCTGGGCATGCGTGACGAACCGCCCGGCCTCCGACATCACCTACACGAACAACTGGCCGCCCGAGGGGCTCGTGGGCAACGTGCCGACGGGCCAGACCATCGTGTCCTCGGTGATCAGCTTCGTGCTGCTGCTGGCCGGCGTGGGCGCTCTGGCCTGGTACTTCGCCGTGCAGCGAAAGCGGGAGGCCGGAGGCGAGATGGAGTTCCCGGCGCGCGACCCGTTGCTGGCGCTGGACCCGACTCCGTCGATGCGCGCCACGCTGAAGTACTTCTGGGTGGTGGCGGCGCTCATCGTGGCGCAGGTGGGGCTCGGGGCGATCACGGCGCACTACGGAGTGGAGGGGTCCGGTTTCTACGGAATCCCGCTTGACCGGTGGTTCCCCTACAGCGTGGCGCGCACGTGGCATACGCAGCTCGGCATCCTCTGGATCGCCACGGCGTGGCTGGCCACGGGGCTCTTCGTTGCGCCGGCCGTGTCGGGCCACGAGCCGCGGGGCCAGCGGCTCGGCGTGAACCTGTTGTTCGTGTGCCTGATCGTGATCGTGGCGGGCGCCCTGACGGGGCAGTGGCTCGGGCCGATGCAGCGATTGAGCCTGCCCGTCAACTTCTGGTTCGGCCACCAGGGCTACGAGTACGTGGACCTGGGGCGCTTCTGGCAGACCTTCCTGTTCGTCGGGCTCTTCCTGTGGCTCTGGCTGATGGGCCGCGCGCTCTGGCCGGCCTTCCGCGCTCCCGGCGACAGTAAGCACCTGCTCGGGCTCTTCTTCGTCGCGTCGACGGCGATCGCCCTCTTCTATGGCGCCGGCCTGATGTATGGGCCCCGGACCAACCTGGCCATCGCGGAGTACTGGCGATGGTGGGTGGTGCACCTGTGGGTGGAGGGCTTCTTCGAGGTCTTCGCCACCGTGGTGGTCGCCTTCCTGTTCACGCGGATGGGGCTGCTCCGCGTGCGAACGGCGACCGCCTCGGTGCTGTTCTCGACCACGGTGTTCCTGCTGGGCGGGATCATCGGCACCTTCCACCACCTCTACTTCACGGGAACACCGACGGGCGTGCTGGCCCTCGGCGCGGTGTTCAGCGCACTGGAGGTGGTGCCGCTCGTCCTGATCGGCTTCGAGGCGTACGAGAACCTGACGCTCAGCCGCGCGCGGCCGTGGGTGAGCGCCTACCGGTTGCCGATCCTGTTCTTCGTGTCGGTGGCCTTCTGGAACCTGGTGGGCGCCGGGCTGTTCGGCTTCTTCATCAACCCCCCGATCGCGCTCTACTACATGCAGGGGCTCAACACCACCCCCGTTCACGGGCACACCGCCCTCTTTGGCGTGTACGGGAACCTGGGCATCGGGCTGATGCTCTTCTGCCTGAAGGGCCTGACGGTGCACCGCGTTTGGCGCCCGCGCGTCCTCGTCTTCGCCTTCTGGGCGATGAACATAGGGTTGGCGCTCATGGTGCTGCTGAGCGTGCTGCCGGTGGGGCTCCTCCAGGCGTGGGCCAGCGTCGAACGCGGCCTCTGGTACGCTCGTTCGGCGGAGTTCATGCAGACGCCACTGCTGGACACGCTTCGCTGGATGCGCGTGATCGGCGACACGATCTTCGCGCTCGGCGCGCTGGCGCTGGGCTGGTTCGTGCTCGGGCTGAAAACCGGGTGGTCGGTGACGGCGGAGCCGGAGCCGTCAGTCTCGCCGCGCGGCACGGCGGAGCCGGCGATGGAGGGCGGCCTGAGCCGCGAGGCGAGGGTGGGCTAG
- a CDS encoding prepilin-type N-terminal cleavage/methylation domain-containing protein, whose protein sequence is MGVSRHERTGFTLIELLVVIAIIAILAAILFPVFAQARSKARQVSDLSNLKQIGLACLMYAQDYDENWVLGITQPPTGNQFWLRKTLPYVKSEQLYLSPELHYNYPESNGWDDVNDAINVVGTAPNRTVKQSYAMSAFFFDVGAGFTWPDGDSRHYGVGANLYGGSVAMASCELPAATVNVFGGFRPILIWIGEYGVIRDDNGELINNYSATGREALTVGWPQSSDANKQGWFSGQNNYAFVDGHVKSRRFGTVCANEYTVQDDKALDPIVSCQTR, encoded by the coding sequence ATGGGCGTTTCCCGCCACGAGCGGACCGGCTTCACGCTGATCGAGCTGCTCGTCGTAATCGCGATCATCGCCATCCTGGCGGCGATCCTCTTCCCGGTCTTTGCCCAGGCCCGCAGCAAGGCGCGCCAGGTCAGCGACCTCAGCAACCTCAAGCAGATCGGGCTCGCCTGCCTGATGTATGCGCAGGACTACGACGAGAACTGGGTTCTGGGCATCACGCAGCCTCCCACTGGCAACCAGTTCTGGCTTCGCAAGACGCTCCCGTACGTTAAGAGCGAGCAGCTCTACCTCTCGCCCGAATTGCACTACAACTACCCGGAGAGCAATGGTTGGGACGACGTGAACGACGCCATCAACGTCGTTGGCACGGCCCCGAACCGGACCGTCAAGCAGTCCTACGCGATGTCGGCCTTCTTCTTCGACGTCGGAGCGGGATTCACGTGGCCTGATGGCGATTCGCGCCACTACGGCGTCGGCGCCAACCTCTACGGCGGGTCCGTCGCGATGGCTTCCTGCGAGCTGCCTGCCGCGACGGTCAACGTGTTCGGCGGTTTCCGGCCCATCCTGATCTGGATCGGCGAGTACGGCGTGATCCGCGACGACAACGGCGAGCTGATCAACAACTACTCGGCCACGGGTCGCGAGGCGCTCACGGTTGGCTGGCCGCAGTCGTCGGACGCCAACAAGCAAGGCTGGTTCAGCGGCCAGAACAACTACGCCTTCGTGGACGGGCACGTGAAGTCGCGGCGCTTCGGCACGGTCTGCGCCAACGAGTATACCGTTCAGGACGACAAGGCCCTCGACCCGATCGTCAGCTGCCAGACGCGGTAG
- a CDS encoding MFS transporter: MSAGRQEEAGAAAGHAVRPNWWVLAAVAIGGFMSALDASVVNTVLPVLAHAFGAGVDAIEWVVTVYLLVVSGLLLSMGRLGDIGGHRRVFLLGFVIFGVGSGLCGLAPAEWCLVAARGVQAVGAAMLFAGGPALLTRSFPARMRGQALGLLAGAVYLGLSAGPSLGGWIAVHLGWRWVFYVNVPVGVAAIMVTMRFVPPERVEGRREPFDLGGAALFLLGLVALLLALNQGHAWGWGSAEVVGLFALGGALLVGFVALELRARHPVMDLRLFRSVTFSAASASALLNYVAGYCIVFLLPFYLMRGRGLPPDRAGLVLSAQPLVMAVAAPLSGRLSDRIGTRIPATIGMVVLAGGLAMLSRIGAGTPMGQVAAWLGVAGLGAGLFSSPNNSAIMGAAPRERQGIAAGVLATVRNVGMVLGVGMAGAILTSGLAGASPGEGTALFDAVRTSLLAAAGVALVGAATSAIRESGPLQG, encoded by the coding sequence TTGAGCGCTGGCAGGCAAGAGGAGGCCGGGGCGGCCGCGGGCCACGCCGTGCGGCCCAACTGGTGGGTCCTCGCCGCGGTGGCGATCGGCGGGTTCATGTCGGCGCTCGACGCCAGCGTGGTCAACACGGTGCTGCCGGTGCTGGCGCACGCCTTCGGAGCCGGCGTCGACGCCATCGAGTGGGTGGTGACAGTCTACCTGCTGGTGGTGAGCGGCCTGCTGCTGAGCATGGGCCGCCTGGGCGACATCGGTGGCCACCGGCGCGTGTTCCTGCTCGGGTTCGTCATCTTCGGCGTGGGATCCGGGCTGTGCGGTCTGGCGCCGGCCGAGTGGTGTCTGGTTGCCGCGCGCGGGGTGCAGGCGGTTGGCGCGGCGATGCTCTTCGCCGGCGGCCCGGCGTTGCTGACCCGCAGCTTCCCCGCGCGCATGCGCGGGCAGGCGCTCGGCCTCCTGGCGGGCGCCGTCTACCTGGGGTTGAGCGCCGGGCCCTCGCTCGGCGGCTGGATCGCCGTGCATCTCGGCTGGCGGTGGGTGTTCTACGTCAACGTGCCGGTCGGCGTGGCGGCGATCATGGTCACCATGCGCTTCGTGCCGCCCGAGCGCGTGGAGGGGCGGCGTGAGCCGTTCGATCTGGGCGGCGCGGCGCTCTTCCTGCTCGGGCTCGTGGCGCTGCTGCTGGCGCTCAACCAGGGGCATGCCTGGGGTTGGGGGTCCGCGGAGGTCGTGGGTCTCTTCGCGCTCGGCGGCGCGTTGCTGGTGGGGTTCGTCGCGCTGGAGTTGCGCGCCCGCCATCCCGTGATGGACCTGCGGCTGTTCCGCAGCGTGACGTTCTCCGCGGCGTCGGCAAGCGCGCTCCTCAACTACGTGGCCGGCTACTGCATCGTCTTTCTGCTCCCGTTCTACCTGATGCGGGGCCGGGGCCTGCCGCCGGACCGCGCCGGGCTCGTCCTGAGCGCCCAGCCGCTCGTGATGGCCGTTGCCGCGCCGCTCAGCGGACGGCTATCGGATCGGATCGGCACGCGCATTCCGGCGACGATCGGGATGGTGGTGCTGGCCGGTGGCCTCGCGATGCTCTCGCGTATCGGCGCCGGGACGCCGATGGGGCAGGTGGCCGCGTGGCTGGGCGTGGCCGGGTTGGGCGCCGGGCTGTTCAGCTCCCCCAACAACAGCGCGATCATGGGCGCGGCTCCCCGTGAGCGCCAGGGCATCGCCGCCGGCGTTCTGGCGACGGTGCGCAATGTCGGGATGGTCCTCGGTGTGGGAATGGCCGGCGCCATCCTCACCAGCGGCCTCGCTGGCGCCTCGCCCGGCGAGGGAACCGCGCTCTTCGATGCCGTTCGGACCAGTCTGCTCGCGGCGGCCGGCGTGGCGCTGGTTGGCGCGGCCACCTCCGCCATACGCGAGAGCGGGCCTCTGCAAGGCTGA
- a CDS encoding FtsX-like permease family protein: protein MSRLHLKLLRDLRAAIWQFAAIGLVASLGVAVFQGSLIAYLNQSASYRLSYARMRFADVTVAMRRAPRSVVQSIARMPGVRAVEGRIVQDVVVQQDPWRRARVVGRLITVPTGRDPAVNRVLLLQGRRLSATPRREVLLEASFARANGYRPGDRICPEFGGRRVAFRVVGIVASPEYIYPVPSKQALVPLPDTFGVMFVHQAQVESLLGLAGSINEVVVLATPGRAEEVGRAIDRRLRPWGSQEPVTRAEQPSNKLLQSDLKGFQPFIVTMPCLFLGTAGLAVSLVLARWVQAQRGQIGFLRASGYSARAVLLHYVEAGLLVGLAGGALGALEGLALTSWMNALYESLLHMPYVAREAHPAVALGAFALSLAVCAAGAFGPARQAASVPPAEAMRGTLPAAGSLLPRLRLPLMLALPARNVLRRPLRALGTALGVASATVLLVVAGSFMDSLDEMLRVFLHDITRYDLLVAFVPERSQSTVAYIATWAGVLRAEPSLDVAVIADHDGTTEETVLTGVPEASRLRRLVTESGSPLPLVPGTLALAHGSASRLGARPGSVLDVRYVQNTHAYHASAKLRVGPLVNQPVGSPLYVRLDEVQRRFAAPLGLPPDAVSGALLATDPLRRAAIQRRLQRMEGVAMVQAREDLTGQIEELTAVSRSIIWAMWLFGLAMAFAVVFAATDAALWERTRELATLRTLGFGMGRLAALVTTENLGVALAGTLGGMWAGTQLARAMMAMQQTDAFSMQLTVSVRTYLLAALGALGVVFVAQWPGLRRIGRLNLASATRTREE, encoded by the coding sequence GTGAGCCGGCTGCACCTGAAGCTGCTGCGCGATCTGCGCGCCGCCATCTGGCAGTTCGCGGCCATCGGGCTCGTCGCCTCGCTGGGCGTCGCGGTCTTCCAGGGCTCCCTCATCGCCTACCTCAACCAGAGCGCCTCCTACCGCCTGAGCTACGCGCGCATGCGGTTCGCCGATGTGACGGTCGCGATGCGGCGCGCGCCGCGCTCGGTGGTCCAGTCGATCGCGCGAATGCCCGGCGTGCGCGCCGTGGAGGGGCGCATCGTGCAGGACGTGGTGGTCCAGCAGGACCCGTGGCGCCGGGCGCGCGTCGTCGGCCGGCTCATCACGGTGCCGACGGGCCGCGATCCGGCGGTCAACCGCGTGCTCTTGCTCCAGGGCCGCCGGCTGTCGGCCACTCCTCGGCGCGAGGTGCTGCTGGAGGCCAGCTTCGCGCGCGCCAACGGCTACCGGCCTGGCGACCGGATCTGCCCGGAGTTCGGCGGGCGCAGGGTCGCGTTTCGCGTTGTGGGCATCGTCGCGAGCCCGGAGTATATCTATCCGGTGCCCAGCAAGCAGGCGCTTGTGCCGCTGCCCGACACGTTCGGCGTCATGTTTGTTCACCAGGCGCAGGTGGAGTCGCTGCTCGGGCTGGCCGGCTCCATCAACGAGGTGGTGGTGCTCGCGACTCCGGGCCGCGCGGAGGAGGTCGGCCGGGCCATCGATCGGCGGCTGCGTCCGTGGGGATCGCAGGAGCCGGTCACGCGGGCCGAGCAGCCGTCGAACAAGCTGCTCCAGAGCGACCTTAAGGGCTTCCAACCGTTCATCGTCACAATGCCGTGCCTGTTCCTCGGCACCGCCGGCCTCGCCGTCAGCCTGGTGCTGGCGCGCTGGGTGCAGGCGCAGCGCGGCCAGATCGGCTTTCTGCGCGCCTCGGGCTATTCGGCGCGCGCGGTGCTCCTTCACTACGTGGAGGCCGGCCTGCTGGTCGGCCTGGCCGGCGGCGCGCTCGGCGCGCTCGAGGGGCTCGCGCTGACGAGCTGGATGAACGCGCTGTACGAGAGTCTGCTGCACATGCCGTACGTCGCCCGCGAGGCGCATCCGGCCGTCGCGCTGGGCGCTTTCGCGCTGTCGCTGGCGGTGTGCGCCGCCGGCGCGTTCGGGCCGGCGCGGCAGGCCGCCTCGGTGCCGCCGGCCGAGGCCATGCGCGGCACGCTGCCCGCCGCCGGCTCGCTCCTTCCCAGGCTGCGGCTGCCGCTCATGCTCGCCCTGCCCGCGCGCAACGTCCTGCGCCGTCCTCTGCGCGCGCTGGGCACGGCGCTGGGAGTCGCCTCCGCCACGGTGCTGCTCGTGGTTGCCGGCTCGTTCATGGACAGCCTGGACGAGATGCTGCGCGTCTTTCTGCACGACATCACGCGCTACGACCTGCTCGTCGCGTTCGTGCCGGAGCGAAGCCAGAGCACGGTCGCCTACATCGCGACCTGGGCTGGGGTGCTGCGGGCCGAGCCCTCGCTGGACGTGGCGGTGATCGCCGACCACGATGGCACGACCGAGGAGACGGTGCTTACCGGGGTTCCGGAGGCGAGCCGGCTGCGCCGGCTGGTCACGGAGTCCGGCAGTCCGCTACCGCTCGTCCCGGGCACGCTGGCGCTGGCACACGGCAGCGCCTCGCGCCTGGGGGCGCGCCCTGGCAGCGTGCTCGACGTGCGCTACGTGCAGAACACGCACGCATACCACGCCTCCGCGAAGCTGCGTGTCGGCCCGCTCGTCAACCAGCCGGTGGGGTCACCGCTCTACGTGCGTCTCGACGAGGTTCAACGGCGGTTCGCGGCTCCGCTCGGGCTGCCGCCCGACGCGGTGAGCGGCGCCCTTCTGGCGACCGACCCTCTGCGCCGCGCCGCTATCCAGCGCCGGCTGCAGCGCATGGAGGGTGTGGCGATGGTGCAGGCGCGCGAGGACCTGACCGGGCAGATCGAGGAGTTGACGGCCGTGTCGCGCAGCATCATCTGGGCGATGTGGCTGTTCGGCCTGGCGATGGCCTTCGCGGTGGTCTTCGCCGCCACGGACGCGGCGCTGTGGGAGCGGACGCGCGAGCTGGCGACGCTGCGCACGCTCGGGTTCGGCATGGGCCGCCTGGCGGCGCTCGTGACGACGGAGAACCTGGGCGTCGCGCTGGCGGGAACGCTGGGCGGCATGTGGGCCGGCACGCAGCTCGCGCGGGCCATGATGGCGATGCAGCAGACGGACGCGTTCAGCATGCAGCTCACCGTCTCCGTACGCACCTACCTTCTGGCGGCGCTCGGGGCCCTGGGCGTCGTCTTCGTGGCGCAGTGGCCCGGCCTGCGGCGGATCGGGCGGCTCAACCTGGCCTCGGCCACGCGCACGCGCGAGGAGTAG
- a CDS encoding efflux RND transporter periplasmic adaptor subunit: MNARRAAWIGAALVACVATGWAIWRARTAPPEVEVARARLGPLAMDWSATGYVECRTARVTAPDVGRVVAVAVREGDAVEPGALLARLTTAANSAAVAAAVDSRRAVEAQARAALAAYAEAGPAQRAQERAAAAETAAAGARLAQARAAAASEARMAAAGLQAARAEAEATAAVLRELEAGTRPEQVAQAAARVDSARAALTQAAAEHGRASTLYREGAIALQALQRSAEARDQARAALAAGLAAHEELRRGPRPEQIAAARAKREAARRQVEAAEGRLAGIEAARLRVTEAGAALRAARATQARVEAGIRHVAGLRSQWHAARARVAQDAALVRQADAALRERTLRAPFGGHVGRRFVDPGDLASPGQPLLTVVEDGRNWVTAEVDEQDLAPVTPGARIGIHLPAYVGREFPGEVERLAPQAVPQTEVRTGARIVRVRVSLRRMAPADRRRLRPGMEVYVTGRAVLARAVVLVQNEAVMTDRGGSFVYVVANGRARRRPVAAGYVSGPDTEIRGGLRAGERVAVAGAEGLADGARVTVRSGR, translated from the coding sequence GTGAACGCCAGGCGCGCGGCGTGGATCGGCGCCGCTCTCGTGGCGTGCGTGGCCACGGGCTGGGCGATCTGGCGCGCGAGGACCGCGCCGCCGGAGGTCGAGGTTGCGCGGGCTCGCCTCGGCCCGCTGGCCATGGACTGGTCCGCGACGGGCTACGTCGAGTGCCGCACCGCGCGGGTGACGGCGCCCGACGTGGGCCGGGTCGTGGCGGTCGCGGTGCGCGAGGGAGACGCGGTGGAGCCGGGCGCGCTGCTCGCGAGGCTCACGACCGCCGCCAACTCCGCGGCGGTGGCCGCGGCCGTCGACTCGCGCCGCGCCGTCGAGGCGCAAGCCCGGGCTGCGCTCGCCGCCTACGCGGAGGCTGGCCCGGCCCAGCGTGCTCAGGAGCGTGCCGCGGCCGCCGAGACGGCGGCCGCGGGGGCGCGGCTGGCGCAGGCCCGCGCGGCCGCGGCGAGCGAGGCGCGAATGGCCGCGGCGGGCCTGCAGGCCGCCCGGGCGGAGGCGGAGGCCACGGCGGCCGTGCTCCGCGAACTGGAGGCAGGCACCCGCCCCGAGCAGGTGGCGCAGGCCGCCGCCCGCGTCGACTCGGCGCGCGCGGCGCTGACACAGGCCGCAGCGGAGCACGGACGGGCGAGCACCCTCTACCGCGAGGGGGCTATCGCGCTTCAGGCGCTCCAGCGCTCAGCGGAGGCGCGCGACCAGGCCCGTGCCGCGCTGGCCGCCGGCCTGGCGGCTCACGAGGAGCTGCGGCGCGGGCCTCGGCCCGAGCAGATCGCGGCGGCGCGCGCCAAACGCGAGGCCGCGCGCCGCCAGGTGGAGGCGGCCGAGGGGCGGCTGGCCGGCATTGAGGCCGCGCGGCTCCGCGTGACGGAGGCCGGGGCGGCTCTGCGCGCCGCCCGGGCCACGCAGGCGCGGGTCGAGGCGGGCATCCGCCACGTGGCCGGGCTGCGCAGCCAGTGGCACGCCGCCCGGGCCCGCGTGGCGCAGGATGCCGCGCTCGTGCGCCAGGCCGATGCCGCCTTGCGCGAGCGCACGCTGCGCGCCCCCTTCGGCGGCCACGTCGGGCGGCGCTTCGTGGATCCCGGTGACCTCGCCTCGCCCGGCCAGCCCCTCCTCACCGTCGTTGAGGACGGCCGTAACTGGGTTACCGCCGAGGTCGATGAGCAGGACCTGGCGCCCGTGACGCCCGGCGCGAGGATCGGGATCCACCTTCCCGCCTACGTGGGGCGCGAGTTCCCGGGCGAGGTCGAGCGCCTGGCGCCTCAGGCGGTCCCGCAGACCGAGGTGCGAACCGGCGCGCGCATCGTGCGCGTGCGCGTCTCGCTGCGACGCATGGCGCCCGCCGACCGGCGCCGGCTTCGGCCGGGCATGGAGGTCTACGTCACGGGGCGCGCCGTGCTGGCGCGGGCCGTCGTCCTGGTGCAGAACGAGGCGGTCATGACCGACCGCGGGGGGTCCTTCGTCTACGTTGTGGCCAACGGGAGGGCGCGCCGGCGACCTGTCGCCGCCGGCTACGTCTCTGGCCCCGACACGGAGATCCGGGGGGGATTGCGCGCGGGCGAGCGCGTGGCGGTAGCGGGTGCCGAGGGCCTCGCGGATGGCGCGCGCGTCACGGTGCGGAGCGGTCGGTGA